TCTACAAATTCTTCCTTCGATTTCTCTTACCCATTCAATACCACTGTATGTTTCAAATATGTTTACATGGTCATTTCCCCACTCCCAATGACCACCTTCATCACAGATAAACATGTATGAAACCCAGTAATCGTATTTGGTCGTCTTCTCCATTTATCCATTCCCCTTTGCTACAAAATGAAATTTTTGTTCAAAACTGCGTGTTTCACTTTTTAAGTCACTACGTCATTAGACGACCATTAGGCATACCCTAGCAACTCTATTTTCCAATATTAGAGCCTGATTATTTGGACATATTTACCAGTTTATTCACCATAAAATTCATGTTAAAATTTCTTCGTTGAGTACGACACAACTCAGCCACACGAAGCCCTGTAACATTTCCTGCGGGGCTTCCTTTTTTCAACAAGCAGTTAGTTAATTGCACTGACTACTTTGTTGTACAAAATGAAGTTTTTATTTAGTTTCACTGGTATCATTAAAAACTTTTACCGCTAAAATATTAGGCTAACTGACATGAATGACACAATTTTGTCAAAATTTATAATTTATTTTCAGAATCTACAAAATATTACATTTATCTCATTTTTTATTGGTATAATCAGGCTGTCTATCATAGTTAATAGAAGACCTGATAGAAAATTACTAATAGAATGGGAGATGTATTTATGTTAAAAAAATTAGCTATCGGAACATTAGCGATCGGAATTTTATTGCCTGGAAGCTTGGCACATGCCACGTCACCTCAACAAGTGCATAACCCCTTAGAAATTAAACCACTAGTACAAACGTCATCACTCTCAGAACAATATTCTTATAGTTTCTCAAGTTTATCTGATCCTAGACAATTCGGTTACATCTATGTGAATAATGCGGGACATATCACTTTTAATGTCGATCAAAAAACAGTTGATGGTAAAAGAATAACGTACGCCTTCTTAAAAATGGAACCAGATGGTTCTTCGACTATCTTCGGTTCTGGTACATTTAAAGGTACTGGTTCATTTACTTTTACAACTAATAAGCCAGCTCCTGTAGGAACTTATATGCTGTATGTAAAAAAGGTGGACTCTATACGTTCCTCTGATTCATCAGGAACTATCACATTTACCACACCTTGATAGTCATACACTTCTCTAAAAAAGAAATCCTTTGACGGAGCCGTCAAGGGGTTTCTTTTTTCTAATCCCCCAATAATTCTCTTATTCTATAAAATAGCGTTTTTGTTAAAATTCATTTATTCTTAAAAGCTTGTCTGATCCTTGCATCAATAAGATTCCTATCATTTTTTTGAAAAGTGTATTCTTGTCCATCTCAAATTGGTCTCAATTTGCACTTTTTATATTGAGACTACTTTGAAAAGTGGAATGTGATAATGTCATATCATCATAATAAAGATCATCAAAGGTTAGTCAAATATTATCAATTTGTTGAATGAACATTGGTTGGAGGGGTAGATCCCAGTGTAAATCCACCAGTAATACCAACACCAACGAATCCGATTACCGTTAGAAGGATTAGGCTAAAACGCATTCGATCAAATGATCGTATTGAACTAATTGCATCGGTAGATTGGGGCTTCATAGCTAGCGTATCAGTCACTAATCCATTTCTTTCTTTAGATGAAGTCAGTAAAATCTCTAATTAGTGCCCACATCGTTCCACCGCTTGCGAAGTACCTTTCTTGCTTCTTGTTTTTATATGAGCTTCTTGTCATACGCATAGGAACATTTGAATAGTGATCTACAAACCAAAGGTTTCTACCATCATGTTTAAAATGAGCTGTTCTATTTTCATCTTCATAACGGAAGAAATCCTTTTCGTGATCTGCTAAGTAATTAAGAAGCGAATTCACAATTTCGATACGCTTTTGCTTGTCCATTTTCCATTCCCCTTTTCGATTACATTTCAAATTGGTAACAATCCAAAATGTAAAATATATTACTGTTCTGTAAATCCTCTGTAAAATTTTCTGTATTTTCAACATAATGTCCAATTATCTTTATATAATGTATTTGAAATGAAATAAACCAATTCCATTTCATGCGTATACCCCTCATTAGCTAGGAGAAATCCTAGCTTTTTTATTAGTCCTTCTCTTTACAAAATAACACTTTTGTTTAGTTTTCATTTTATTAGACGTAACATCATCTTCCTTCTTTTCATCCCAAAATACGTTCACATTCCCTTCGTATCATGCATCTATTAAATACGATTAGAGATGTTATTTTCACTGCTGAAGAAATTGAATCTAATTAACTACCAATAATTCTCATTATCCTAATAAAAATTCCCTTTAGATCTTCTGAAGGGAATTTTATAGATACATCAGATATCAAAATCCCATGAATATAGTATCTTTTTCTATATAAAATTCAAATTGTATTAAAAATTAATTCTATTAATATCTTCTTATGGATAAAACAACTGTTTCTGTTCGTTATCGGTCAGTAACATCTGTCTGTGGCTACCTGTAATTTGAATAAATAATTTTTTCGTTCCTAGCCTTTGATGTACTTCCAAAGCATCTCTCATATATTCGATTGAAAAAACAATGTATTTCACACCTTGAAATTCATATAATTCACAGGGCGCTTTCATTTTCACCTCTGTTCCATCTAATTCCACTTCAAATCCCTCTTTGTTCATTCTGATAGTGGCACTTTTATTTGTTTTTGTAGCTTTTGCCATCTGATTTAGAGACTTATAAATGTATCAAAACTTTATTAACCACCTGACAGATCAAGGTTATAGCAAGCGAACTGTTCAAATTATCCACGGTACAATGAACAATGCTATAAAAAAGGCTGTCAGTTTTAAAAAAATCGAGAGCAACCCTTGTGAAGAAGTAGTTATCTCAAATAAAAACAATAAAGAAAGAGAAGGGCTGAAATATGTACGAAGCGAAGACATTCCCCTTTTCTTAAAGACTTCTTATCAATACAACTATATTTATTACATCTTTTTCAAAACGCTTCTGAATACAGGTATGCGTAAAGGTGAAGCTGCTTCGTTACAATGGAAAGACATAAATTTAAAAGAACGTTCCATAACTATTTCTAAAACATTAGATTTTACAACTAAAACAAAAGAAGAATTATTTGGAGATACAAAAACATTTACTTCTAAACGTACTATCATGATTACGAAAAATTTGGTTGATGAACTGCTGGCACATAAAAAGTGGAAAAATGCTAATAAGCTTGTTTTACAAGATGCATATGAGCATGAATTAGACTTAGTCTTCTCAAGAGTAGATGGAAAGTTCTTACCGAATTCAACATTGTTCAATGCATTCTCACGCATACTAAAGAAAGCAAATTTACCTAGACTAGAAATACATTCATTGCGACACACTCACGCGGTTCTTTTATTAGAGTCTGGTACAAGTATGAAATACATTCAAGATCGACTAGGACATAAGAGTATAGAAATCACTTCTAATGTTTACTCTCATATTAGCGAGAAAATTAATAAAGATTCTATTTCAGGATTTGAAGCTTATATGAATAACATATTGGAGTAAGTTTGATTTTTTTGTGGGTGTTTTGTGGGTAAATTACTCTTCTTTCAAATAAAAGTGTTTTACCCACAAAATAAAAAAAACCCTCAACACGTTGTGTGTCAAGGGTTTGAGTCTCTTAGTATAGAGACATATATTGATCGCGTTCCCATTGGTGAACTTGTGTGCGGAAAATATCCCACTCAATTTCTTTCGCTTCGATGAAGTGCTCAAGTAAATGGTCTCCTAGTGCACCACATACTACTTCATTAGATTGTAATGTAACTAACGCTTGCGCTAATGTTGCTGGTAAATCAACGATACCTGCTTCTTCGCGCTCTTCTTTTGTCATTACATAGATGTTACGATCCACAGCAGCTGGCGGAGTTAATTTGTTTTTAATTCCATCAAGACCTGCTGCTAATAATGTTGCCATTACTAAATATGGGTTTGCAGCTGGGTCAACACTACGTACTTCAACGCGTGTACTGATACCGCGAGATGCAGGGATACGTACTAATGGGCTACGGTTTTGTGCAGACCATGCTACGTAACAAGGCGCTTCATATCCAGGTACTAAACGTTTGTAAGAGTTTACAGTTGGGTTTGCTACCGCTGTGAATGCTGGTGCATGTTTTAAAATACCTGCGATGAAATGACGAGCATCATCACTTAATTGTAAGTCACCGTTTTGATCATAGAATACGTTCTCACCATTTTTGAATAATGATAAGTTACAGTGCATACCTGAACCGTTCACACCGTATAATGGTTTTGGCATAAATGTTGCGTGTAAACCATGTTTACGTGCAATTGTTTTTACAACAAGTTTGAATGTTTGAATGTCATCACATGAGCGAATTGCATTTGCATATTTAAAGTCAATTTCGTGTTGACCTGGTGCAACTTCATGGTGAGACGCTTCAATTTCAAAGCCCATTTCTTCAAGCTCAAGAACGATATCACGACGACAGTTTTCCCCTAGATCCATCGGCGCAAGGTCGAAGTATCCACCGTTATCGTTTAATTCTAATGTTGGATTTCCTTTTTCATCAACTTTGAATAGGAAGAATTCTGGCTCTGGTCCAAGATTGAAATCTGAGAATCCTAAAGCTTCCATTTCTTTTAATACACGTTTTAAATTGTTACGTGGATCTCCTTCAAATGGAGCACCATCTGCAGTGTAAATATCACAGATTAAACGAGCTACTTTACCTTTTTCAGCTGTCCAAGGGAAAATTACCCAAGTATCTAAATCCGGATATAAATACATATCAGATTCTTCAATACGTACGAAACCTTCAATAGAAGATCCATCAAACATCATTTTGTTATCAAGAGCTTTTGTTAATTGGCTCACTGGAATTTCTACGTTTTTAATTACTCCTAAAAGGTCCGTAAATTGCAGACGAATATACTTTACATTCTCTTCTTTCGCCAAACGGAAAATATCTTCTTTTGTGTACTTAGCCATTATAAATTCCTCCTTAGTCCCTCTAAACACCTTCAGAATCAGTTATCTTTAGTGAAAAAACCTTGAAATATCACCTTGTCGCAATGAAGTTCGATTAAATCTACCTGTATGCTGTAGTTCATCTCGAAGAATTTTGCGAAGCTCGGATTTTGAAATTTCTTTCGTTTCTTCTTTCATTTTCACTGCTTCTGTTTGATTTTCTTTCATTTGCAATACTTGTTTAATTCCGGCCATATTTAAGCCTTGATCTAACAAATCTTTAATTTCTAACAATTTATCTACATCGTTAAATGAAAACAACCTACGATTCCCTTTTGTACGGGTTGGGAAAATAAGATTATGCTCTTCATAGTAGCGAATTTGACGTGCAGATAATTGTGTTAAATCCATTACAATACCAATAGGAAACAGCGGGGCAGAACGTCTATCTTCTTTCATCACTTCAGTTCCTCCTTCGCCTTAACTGTTTCTCATTTTATATTATGTTACGTTTCGTGTCAATAGATGTTAGCTTTTCTTACATGGTTTTTTAAAAATTTTTTCACTCTTTTTTCAAATGACGCAAATCATTACTTTCCACGAAAAAAAAGCTGTCGAAATCGACAGCTTCCCTTTAAGAAATTGTTAATAGATTTTTTTTAATTAACGCATCAACCGCAGAACAAATCGCAATCTTTACATGAGAGTACGTCAATCCACCTTGTACATAAGCAACATAAGGAGGACGAATCGGACCATCTGCAGATAATTCGATACTTGCACCTTGAATAAACGTCCCCGCAGCCATAATTACATCATCTTCATATCCCGGCATATAGTTTGCATACGGAGTGAAATGAGAATTAATTGGAGATGCGTATTGAATTGCTTGACAGAACGCAATCATACGATCTTTATCATCAAATTGAACAGATTGAATTAAATCCGTTCTCGGCGCATTCCATGCTGGCGATGTATTCATCCCTAGTTTTTCTAAAAATGCTGCCGTAAAAATAGCACCTTTCAGCGCTTGACCAGCAACATGCGGCGCTAAGAAGAAACCTTGATACATTTCTTGTAAGCTGTATAAAGATGCTCCTGCTTCCGCACCAATACCAGGAGACGTTAGACGATATGCACAAGCTTCAACATACTCTTCTTTACCTACAATATATCCACCAGTTTTCACAATTCCCCCGCCTGGGTTTTTAATAAGGGAACCTGCCATTAAATCTGCACCAACATGACACGGCTCTTGCTCTTCCACAAACTCTCCATAACAGTTATCAACAAATACAACAACATCCGGTTTAATTCCTTTCACAAACGCAATCATCTCTTTAATTTGAG
The DNA window shown above is from Bacillus clarus and carries:
- the glnA gene encoding type I glutamate--ammonia ligase — translated: MAKYTKEDIFRLAKEENVKYIRLQFTDLLGVIKNVEIPVSQLTKALDNKMMFDGSSIEGFVRIEESDMYLYPDLDTWVIFPWTAEKGKVARLICDIYTADGAPFEGDPRNNLKRVLKEMEALGFSDFNLGPEPEFFLFKVDEKGNPTLELNDNGGYFDLAPMDLGENCRRDIVLELEEMGFEIEASHHEVAPGQHEIDFKYANAIRSCDDIQTFKLVVKTIARKHGLHATFMPKPLYGVNGSGMHCNLSLFKNGENVFYDQNGDLQLSDDARHFIAGILKHAPAFTAVANPTVNSYKRLVPGYEAPCYVAWSAQNRSPLVRIPASRGISTRVEVRSVDPAANPYLVMATLLAAGLDGIKNKLTPPAAVDRNIYVMTKEEREEAGIVDLPATLAQALVTLQSNEVVCGALGDHLLEHFIEAKEIEWDIFRTQVHQWERDQYMSLY
- the glnR gene encoding transcriptional repressor GlnR, encoding MKEDRRSAPLFPIGIVMDLTQLSARQIRYYEEHNLIFPTRTKGNRRLFSFNDVDKLLEIKDLLDQGLNMAGIKQVLQMKENQTEAVKMKEETKEISKSELRKILRDELQHTGRFNRTSLRQGDISRFFH
- a CDS encoding aminotransferase class I/II-fold pyridoxal phosphate-dependent enzyme; amino-acid sequence: MFDRLENGEKIAPIVKEIENQVAAIHKRVDEVIESNQFRVLESFRTHKISDAHFIPTTGYGYDDIGRDTLEKVYADVFGAEAGLVRPQIISGTHAISTALFGILRPGDELLYITGKPYDTLEEIVGVRGKGVGSFKEYNIGYNAVALTEEGSVDFEAVAAAIHSNTKMIGIQRSKGYATRPSFTISQIKEMIAFVKGIKPDVVVFVDNCYGEFVEEQEPCHVGADLMAGSLIKNPGGGIVKTGGYIVGKEEYVEACAYRLTSPGIGAEAGASLYSLQEMYQGFFLAPHVAGQALKGAIFTAAFLEKLGMNTSPAWNAPRTDLIQSVQFDDKDRMIAFCQAIQYASPINSHFTPYANYMPGYEDDVIMAAGTFIQGASIELSADGPIRPPYVAYVQGGLTYSHVKIAICSAVDALIKKNLLTIS